The window CCCTCCCGCATCTTGAAGAAGCATCCCCATGCCCGCGGAGCTCGCACGGCCCCCTTCCCCGCCCTCGCAGGAGGCCGGAGGTCCTCCTTTCGACACGGACAGCGCGCTGCTCACGTGGCTCAAGGCCCACGGCATCGAGCACGTCACCCGCCTCAGCCTCGTGATGCTCGGCCCCCGCATCGAGGCCGCGCTGGTGCCGCAGTTCCGCATGGCCATCGCCGGGCGCCGGCTGGTGGAGCTGGCCAGCGCGGAGTCCCTGGCCCGCTGGACGTCCGAGGCCCAGCCGTCCCCGAAGATGAAGGACCTGCTGCCCCGCCTCGCCTGCCGCTTCCTCGAAGATGAGCGCGCCGCCGCCGAGGATGCCCGGACGGCAGTCCCCGAGCGCCTGCGGCCTCCAGAAGAGCCCCGCACCCACCCCATCCACCGCCTCCTGATGGAGCTGCGCTCCCGACTCCCTGTCGGCGTGGCTCCACGGCCCCAGCGCTGGCTGTCCGCCGAGGCGCTCCAGCACGACGCCCAGCTCCCCGGCTTCCGCCTCAAGGAGGCGCGCTGCTCGGAGCTTCCCGTCGGCGCCGTCGCCGGCTTCATCCTCCCCGAGGCGCGCCTCACCTTCTCCCCGTCCGCCGTGAAGGCCGAGTGCACCTGCGGCTCACAGGCCTGCGTGCACGTCCTCGCCGCCATCGACACCGCCCTGCTCTGGCTGCGCCAGCCGTGGACGGACGCCTTCGGCGAGACGCTCGAGGAGCTGGTGCGCCCCGAGTGGGAGCGCACGCTGCGGGCCCTGGAGCGCGCCGTCGACGAGGCCCCCGGTGGCGGCCCCGCTGGCGCGGAGATCTCCTGGCGCCTGGAGGTCATCGACGGGTACGGCGTGGAGCTCGCCCCCTACGTACACCGGCGCAACAAGAAGGGGCAGCTCACCACCGGCGCCCGCGTCACCCGGCGGCGGCTGCTCCAGGAGTTCGGCTCCCAGCTCTCCCCGTCCGACGCGCGCCTCGCCGCGCTGCTGCCGGAGACGGCGGCGCCCGCCTCGCGCGAGCTGCTCTTCGAGCTGGTCAACCACCCGCGCATCTACATGGACGACTCGCCGCAGCTCGTGAGCATCGAGCGCGCCCAGGTGGGGCTCGTCGCGGAGGACCAGAACGGCACCGTCGTCATCCACGCGGGCGTCGACGGCGCCGCGCTCTCCAAGGCCATGGTGGACCGCATCCGCAGGTCGAAGCCCGAGGAGGGGCTCTACCTGTGGGACGCGGGCGCGCGCCACCTCACCGTGCTCGACGTGGGCCCGGAGGCCCGCGCGCTCCTCGCGGTGCTCCAGCGCCACGGCAACGCCTTCCCCCCGGAGAGCCACGGCCCGCTGCTGGAGAAGCTGTCGAAGTTCTCCCTGCGCCTGCCCGTGGCCATGCCCCGCGGCGTCATGGGCGAGCAGCTCCCCCCGCTGAACCTGCCGGTGCTGCGGCTCGAGCTCCAGCTCGACGGCCAGGTGCGGCTGGACGTGCGCGTGCGTCCGCTGCCCGACAGCCGCTCCTTCACCCCAGGCGAGGGCCCGCGCGACGTGCTGGTGCGGCGCGGCACGGCCCCGCTGCACGCGGTGCGCGACTTCGCCCGCGAGCGCGCGCTCGCCGAGTCCGTGGTGTCCCAGCTCCGGCTCGACACCACCGCCGCGCCGCTGGAGTCCGCCTTCGGCTTCACGCTGGGCAACGCCCAGAGCGCGCTCCGGCTCATCAAGGCCCGCGACGCGCTGGAGCCCCGGCCGGAGCTGGAGTGGATTGGCACCTCGCTGCGGCTCCTCTCCGCGCGCGGCCCCGGGGACTTGCGCGTGACGGTGGGCCGCAAGCGCCACTGGTTCGGCGTGCTCGGGGAGCTGGCCGTGCAGGGCGAGCGCGTGGAGCTGGCCCGCCTGCTGGATGCCGCGCGCCGCAAGGAGCGCTTCGTCCAGGTCGAGGGCCAGGGCCACACCTACGTGGAAATCGAAGACGCCCTGCGCCAGCACCTGGAGCGGCTGTCGGACCATGCGTACCTGTCGCGCCATGGCCTGGAGGTGGGGCCCTCCGCGACGGAGGCGCTGAGCGCGCTGGGCAGCGCGGGGGCCCAGGTAGACGCGGACGCGGCGTGGCGCTCGCTCGCCGAGCGCATCTTCGCCGCGAAGGAGCTGAAGCCCCGCGTCCCCGCCACCCTGAAGACGGAGCTGCGCGACTACCAGCACGAGGGCTTCCGCTGGCTCACGCGGCTGGCATCGTGGAACGCGGGCGGCGTGCTCGCGGACGACATGGGCCTGGGCAAGACGGTGCAGGCGCTGGCCGTGCTGCTGGAGCGCTCGAAGCTCGGCCCCGCCCTGGTGCTGGCGCCCACGTCGGTGGCCTTCAACTGGATGGACGAGGCGAAGCGCTTCGCCCCCTCGCTGCGGATGAAGCTCTTCGCGGACGAGGAGGACCGGGGCGGCACGCTGGAGCGGCTGGGGCCCAGGGACGTCCTCGTCCTCAGCTACGGCCTGCTCACCCGGGACATCGAGCGGCTGTCCGCCATCCGCTTCTCCACCCTCGTCTTCGACGAGGCCCAGACGCTGAAGAACGCGGCCACCCACCGCGTGCGCGCCGCGCGGGCGCTCCAGGGGGACTTCAAGTTCGCTCTCTCCGGCACGCCGCTGGAGAACCACCTGGGCGAGCTGTGGAGCCTGTTCGCCGTCGTCTTCCCCGAGCTGCTCGGCAGCTGGGAGGCGTTCCGCGAGCGCTTCGCCGCGCCGATTGAGAAGGGCATCGACCCGACGGCGGCGCCCGCGCTGGCCCGGGTGCTCCAGCCCTTCCTGCTGCGGCGCACCAAGGCGCAGGTGGAGGCGCAGCTCCCCGCCCGCACCGACGTGCGCGTCCCCGTCGTCCTGTCCGCCGAGGAGTGGCAGCTCTACGAGGACGCCCGCCTGGCCGCCCTGTCCGACCTGGAGACGAACAAGCACGTCCTGCGCGAGCAGGAGCGGCGCGTCGAAGTGCTGGCCGCCCTCACCCGGCTGCGCCTGCTGGCCTCGCACCCCCGGCTCTATGACCCGGAGTCCACGGTGGAGTCCTCCAAGCTGGAGCGGCTGATGGAGCTGGTCCAGGAGCTGCGAGCCGAGGGCCACCGGGCGCTCGTCTTCAGCCAGTTCACCTCGCACCTGGCCCTGGTGCGGGAGGTGCTGGACGCCCGCGGCATCCGCTACGAGTACCTGGACGGGCAGACGCCCCAGGGCGCCCGGGGGGAGCGGGTGCGCGCCTTCCAGGAGGGGGACGCGCCACTGTTCCTCATCTCACTGAAGGCCGGCGGCTTCGGGCTCAACCTCACCGCCGCCACCAGCGTCATCCACCTGGACCCGTGGTGGAACCCGGCCGTGGAGGACCAGGCGTCAGACCGCGCGCACCGCATCGGCCAGGACCGCCCCGTCACCGTCTACCGGCTGGTGGCGCGCGGCACCATCGAGGAGCAGATGCTCTCCCTCCACGAGCACAAGCGCGCGCTGGTGGCCGGGGTGCTCGAAGGAAAGGACCAGGCGGGCCGGCTCACCTCGAAGGAGCTGCTCGCCCTGCTCTCCCGGAAGCTCGCGCCCCCCGTCGACTCCGGGGAGCCGCCTCCGACGCGACACTGAGGCGGAGCCGGGCCATCCACCTGCCCCACGTGGGGTGCCGAGGGGTGCGCGGAGGGGTACGCGGGTTCCACTCGCGAGAAGCACTTTGCGCAGCGGAGCGGGCAGGCGGGCAGACGTCGCACACCTTGTTGCTGGCGCCGGGCGGCGTGCGGACCCTCCCACTCGGTGGAGGGGGAAACATGCAACTGGGGTGGCGTTGGTTCCGGACCGTCGTAGGCGCGACGGCCCTGGGGTGGCTGGGAATGACGGGCTGCAGCAGTGGCGGCGAGGCGCAGGAGCCTCCCGACACGGGGCCCTGCGCGGACGTGTCGGCGGAGGACTGTCCGGCGCCGCCGTCCGAGACGCCCCGGCAGGAAGAGGACCCGCCTCCCGTCGAGGACGAGACGCCGGACGACGAGCCCCAGGAGCAGGACGAGGACCCGCCGCCGACGCAGCCGCCTCCGCCCCCACCGGGCCCGGGCGCCACGCTGTGGCTGTCACGCGAGGGCACGCCCCAGGACGACCTGGCGCTGGACGCGGCGGTGGACGTGGCCGGCGACATCTTCACGCTGTCCATCCACGGCCTGGACGACCTGCACACCCGCCAGTCCATGGATGACCGGGCGCAGCTCGTCCTCACCCGGCGCTCGGCGGACGGCGAGCTGCGCTGGACGAAGAGCTTCGAGGTGCGCGCCCCCGAGACGCCGGCCGAGCTGCGCGTGCGAGTGAGTGCCCACCTCGCCGTGGACCCCGCCGGCGGCATCCTCCTGGCTGGCAACGCGGAGGGCCAGGTGGACTTCGAGCGCGAGGAGGTGGGCGATGGCGCCTTCGTCGCCCGGCTGGATGCGAACGGCAACCTCCTGTGGGCCACCAGCCCCTCGGGCCCCGGCCTCACCGTGGTGGCCCTGGCCGTGGACGACCAGGGCCGGGCGCGGGTGGGCTTCAACAGCACCGGGACGGCGAGCTTCGGCGTCGACACTCGCGGCTCCGGCGCCCTGGTGGTGACGTACTCCCAGGAGGGACGCGCCGAGGACGCCCTGCGCGTCGGCCGGCCCGAGGGCGAGACGGACGTGGTGGAGCTCACCTCGCTGGCGGTGGACACCCGGGGCCGGCTGGCGGTGGGCGGGCGCTACGTGGGCTCGGTGCGCTTCGGCGGCAAGGTCGTCGACTCCGCGCGGGACGGCAGCCCCTTCCTCGCGCTCTATGAGGAGGGCCTGCTGAGCTGGGCCAAGGCGCTGGCTCATGCGCGCGGCAGCGTGCGGGACGTGGGGATGGACGCCCAGGGCGCGGTGGTCGCCACCGGGCCCTTCCTCGGCACCGTGGACTGGGCGGGCGTGAAGCACCCGGGCCACCCGTACCGCTCCAGCCCCTTCCTCATCTCCGCGGACCTCGACGGCACCGAGCGCTGGGGCCGCAACCTGGGCGACGGCCTCCAGGCGGGCACCCTCGCCGTGGAGCCCTCGGGCGAGGTGCTGCTGGGAGGCTTCACCTACAACCGCATCGAGGACGGCGCCGCCACGTCGGACGGGCTGGGCTCGGCGCAGCCGGTGGCCCTGCGCTACGGCGCCGACGGTGGCTCGGTCGCCACCCGCCTGTTCCTCTCAGACCCGCCCGTTCCCCGGGGCGAGCTGTATGGCCTGGAGGCCATTCCCGCCATCGCGGTGCTGCCCGGGGGTGACGCCCTCGTCTTCGGACACACGGACCGGGAGAGCGATTTCGGCACCGGCCGCCGCGTCGCCGAGCGCGGGGATGTCTTCCTCCTCCGCCTGAAGCGCTGACACCCGCGTCGCGCGCCGCGTGAGCAGACGCCGGGTTGGAGCCCACCCTCCGGCCCGGCCCGGGTGACCGCGACCGCCGCCCATGAGTGGCTGACGGACAGCCTCTGCGCCGGCGTGCTCGTGAAGCAGGCGGAGTCCAGCGCCAGACATGCCAAGGGCCACGGAGGCAGGCGGCGACAGCCGCGGCCCCGTGGCCCTCAGTCCTTGGCGCCCCCGAATGGGAAGGCGCCACCCGGGCCAGGTCCTGTCAGGGGGTGTCACCGCCGAGGCCGAAGACTCGGGCCTCCGCGCGACTCCCCCTGAACGAACCGGGTCCCGAGGGCTTAGCGGGTGGTGCGCCGCGTGGACGTCTTGCGGGCGCCACGGCGCGCCGTCGTGCGACCCGCGCCCTTGCGAGCGGTGGGGCTCTTGCGGGCCGTGCGCCCGGCCGCCGCCGTCTTGCGGGTGGTGGCCTTGCGAGCGCCGCCGACGGCGCGCACGGCCTTCTTCGCGCGGCTGGTGGCCTTGCCGCGAGCCGGCGTCTTCGCGCGAGTGGCCGTCTTGGCACGCGTCGCGGTCTTGCGGGTGGCCGTGCGCTTCGCGGTGGCACCGCGCCGGGTACCGGCACCCTTGGCCGTCTTGCGGGAGGCGCCAGCGCGGCGGCGCGTGGGCTTCTTCGTGGCGGGCGTGGTGGCGGTGGAGGTCACGGCGTCGGTGATCTGCGAGTTCACGGCGGTCGGAAATGCCATTCAGTCAGCTCCAGTGAAAGAGAAGTGCGACGACTGCGCTCACAGGGTACGCCCATTCCTTCACGTTGGGTGCAAAGACTCGTCGCAGATGCGAGACAGCGGACGAATCACGCTCGCACGGCGGCTCAGCGCAGCGCGATGCCGTGCTCGCGTCCGAGCTGCTCCACCTCGGCGAGGATGGCCGTCAGCCCGCGCTCGGTGGTCAGCGCGTGCGCGCGGCGCACCAGTGACTCCACGCGGGCCTTGTCGCCCTGGAGGGCATGCGCGCGCGCGATATCGAGCAGCAGCTCCACCACGGTGAGCCAGTCCTGGTGGTGCTCCGCGCTGGCCATGGCCTTCTCGAAGAGGGCCAGCGCGGCGCCAGCGTCCTTGCGCCCCGCGTGGATGCGGCCCAGTGCCGCCTGGGACTCGCGCAGGCCCGTCGGGTCCTTCTGCTCCTCGGAGATGCGCAGCGCGCGCTGAATGGCGGCGAGCGCCTCGTCGCTCTGGGGCTCGCGCAGGGTGAGCACGTGCGCCAGGGCAAGCAGCGCGTACACGGTGCCGGTGCGGAAGCCCACCTGCTCGCGCAGGCGCAGGCACTCGCGGTGCCCGGCGAGCGCCGCGTCCAGGTCTCCCCGCTGCTCCGCGAGGTCGGCCAGGTGCCGCAGGCTGTAGGACTGCATGAGGGCGTCCGCCGACTCCCGTGCCACCGCGAGGGAGCGCTCGTAGGCCTCCTGGGCCTGGGGGGCGTTGCCACGGAACTGGTGCGTGAGGCCCAGGTGGAAGAGGGCCTCGGAGACGCCGCGCGAATCCTTCGCCTCTTCGGCCAGCGCCCGGGCGCGCACGAAGCGGGCCTCGATGGGCTCCCACTCGCCCGTGCCCTTGACGAGCTTGTCCCAGTACAGGTGGAAGCCCTCGGCATCGAGCGCGGCGGCCAGCACGCCCGGGTCCCCCAGGGCCTCGGCGAGCTGGCGCGAGCGGTGGTGCGTGGCAAGCACCTCGGCCGCGTCCAGCGACGTGTCCCGGGAGAGCTGGCGGGTGAGGACACGCCCCAGCTCGACGTGGATGCGGGCCTCGCCGCGAGCGTCCTTCAGCAGCCGGGCCCGCTCGAGGGCGAAGCGCCCCAGCTCCGCCGCCTCGCGGAAGCGGCTCTCCAGGTCATACGCCTGCATGACGACCACCGTGGACGCGGCGAACGACGCCGTGCCTCCCGAGCTGCCCTGACTCATGTGCCCTCCCCGTTCAGCCCGCCCGGCCGCGCAGGCGGTGATGCACCCCAGCAATGCCACGAACACGATGCGCCGCATGTCTTCCTCCCCTGGAGGCTCGCTGCCTCCCAGCGTCCGGAAGGCTAGAGAGGTGACGGGGACACGGGGCGACGATGGGACGGGACGCGGAAGGGCGTGACGAGCCGCCGGCCGCGAGGGACGGGACGCGGCAGTCCTACAGCGGGTGGCCGAGCACCTCTTCCAGCCGGGCGCGATACGTCCGGCTGAGCGTCAGCTCCTGCCCGTCTCGCAGCACCAGCCGGTGGTCTCCGGACAGCGTGGGGGACAGGGAGTGGATGCGGTCCACGTTGACGAGGGCCGAGCGGTGCACCCGCGCGAAGCGGCGCGAGGCGAGCCGGGCCTCCAGCTCCGCCATCGTCTCGCGCAGCAGGTGCTGCTCGCGGCCCACGTGCAGGGTGACGTAGTTGCCGGCGGACTCCACCCAGTCGATGGCGTCCACCGGCACCAGCAGCGTCTGGGTGCCGGACTTCACCACCAGGCGCTCGGCGGTAGGGACGGCCGGGCGCAGCTCCTGGAGCAGGTGCTGGAGCTGCTGGCGCAGGTCTCCCGGGGGCGCGGCCAGGCGCTCGCGGACGCGGGCCAGGGTGCGCTGGAAGCGCTCCACGGTGAAGGGCTTGAGGAGGTAGTCCACCGCGCTGGCATCGAAGGCGCGCACCGCGTGCTGGGGCCAGGCGGTGACGAAGACGACCACGGGCGGAGCCGCCGCGGACGCTTCCGCGAGCACGCCGAAGCCATCCAGCTCGGGCATCTCCACGTCGAGGAACACGAGCGCGGGCCGCTCGCGGGCGATGAGGGCCAGGGCCTCCTGCCCGTCGCCACACTCCGCCAGCGGGTGCAGGTCCGCCTCCGGGGCCAGCAGGGTGCGCAGTCGCTCGCGGGCCAGGGGCTCGTCGTCGACGATGAGGGTGCGGACCGTCACGCGCGGGCGCTCCAGCAGGGCCGCGAGACGGAGACGATGAACCCGCGTGGGGCGTTGGCCTCCAGCGTCAGCGCGGGTGTGAGCATCCGCACCGTCATGCGCGGGCGCTCCGGCAGGGCAGCGAGACGGAGACGACGAACCCGCGCGGGGTATTGGCCGCCAGCGTCAGCGCGGGTGTGAGCATCGGTACCCTCACGCGCGGACACTCCGGTAGGGCAGCGAGACGCAGACGACGAACCCGCGTGGGGCGTTGGCCTCCAGCGTCAGCGTGTGCGCGGGCCCGTAGAGCCGCTCCAGCCGGGCGCGGGTGGAGCCCAGGCCGATGCCCTCGCGCAGGCCGTCCAGGCCACCGGAGGGCGGACCGATGCCGTCGTCGCGGACCTCGACGGACAGCCGCTCCCCGGCGCGGGTGGCGCGGACCTGGACGCGGCCGGGGCCCCGGCGTGGGGCGATGCCGTGGCGGATGGCGTTCTCCACCAGGGGCTGGAGGAGCAGGGGCGGCACCATTGCGTCGCGTGCGTCGGCGGCCACGTCCAGCTCGACCTGGAGCCGATCGGAGAAGCGGGTGCGCTCGATGTCGAGATAGGGCGCGAGCAGGTCCAGCTCCTCGGAGAGAGGCACCTCGTGGCGGCCGTCGCGCTCCAGGCTGGCGCGCAGCAGCTCGCTGAGCTGGCCCACCATGCGGTCCGCGGCATTCACATCGCGGTGCATGAGGGCGGAGATGGCGTGCAGCGTGTTGAAGAGGAAGTGCGGCCGGAGCTGGCTGCGCAGCAGGTGGAGCTGGGCCTGGGCGAGCTGCGCCTCCAGCTGCGAGGAGCGCAGGGCCTCCTCACGCACCTGCCGCGAGTAGCGCAGGGCCGCATCCAGCCCCACCACGGAGAGGTACACGAGGACGTCGAAGTCCGTCGTCTTCGACAGCATCCAGGTGAAGTAGGCCCACGCGCCGGGCCAGCCTCCGGGCGGGTCCATGAGGAGTTGGCGGAAGATGGCGTGCAGGGCCATGTGGGCCGCAGCGAAGAAGAGGCTCGGCGGCAGGTGGAGGGCGAGCTGGATGGGCCAGGGGCGCCCGGTGGCACGGACGCGGCGGGCGACGGCGAGGATGAAGGGCGTGAGGACGGCCCAGCCGTACCACTCGATGCCGCCCACCAGCAGCGTCTCACCGAAGCTGACGGGCTCGCCCCGCGACGCGCGATAGACGGAGAGCTGTGCGCCGTACACCAGCGCCAGCACCGTGTACCCGGCCAGCACCAGCACCGGCCACAGCCAGCGCTGGGAGGCGCCGTCCCGCGAGCCCGCCGCCATGAGGCGGGGAAGCCAGGAAGGCCAGGACACGGAAGGAGGGGACGGCATGCTGGGCGCGGATTGTAGGCCCTCAGCGCCCGCCATGCCCATCCAGGCCATGGGGCGGTCCCAGCCGATGGGCGTCGTCGCCCGCCCTGCCCCAGCGCTGGTCCCCGGAAGGAACGTTCATTCCGCTTGGGCGTGGCCGCCCCCAGTCCCTGGAAGGAACCTTCATTCCGCTTGAGCGCAAGGGCTCCGCCCTCCCTCGCACCGGTATCTGGAAGGAACCTTCATTCCGCTTGGGCGCAAGGGCTCCGCCGTCCCTCGCACCAGCAGCCGGAAGGAACGTTCATTCCGCTTGGGCGTGACCGCCCGCCTCTCCCCGGTCCATGGAAGGAACGTTCCTTCCGCGTGGGCGTGGCCGCCCGCCTCGCCCTGGTATCCGGAAGGAACCTTCATTCGACCATGTCGCCTGGACGCGGTGGCCCTCCCCGGCTCCGGTGCCTGGAAGGAACCTTCATTCCGCACGGCGGCGGCGAGACCAGGCCCGGGTGGACCGGAGCGTGGCGCCCATGACGCCAGCCGGGTGGCCCCGCCCTGCCCGCCTCGCGGAGGGGGGCAGGCCCGGCCCCGCGTCGTGACTCAGCCCGCGCCCTTGAGGAACGCGGCGAGCTTCTCGTACGCCACCGCGAGCGGCGGAATGGGCGCGCTCTCGTTGGCCTGGTGCGCCTGCGCCGTCTCGCCCGGCCCATAGTTCACCGCGTCCACGCCCCACTCGCCGAAGCGCGCCACGTCCGTCCACGCCTGCTTCGACGCCGCGGGCAGCGCCGTGGTGGACAGCAGCTTCTGGAACAGCGGATTGCCCGCCACCACCGGACCGCTCGGCGAGGCATCGGTAATCTCCACCTCCGCCCTGCCCGCCACCAGCGCGAGCACGTCCTCCTTCGCCTGCGCCACGCTCTTTCCCGGCGCGAAGCGGTAGTTGAGGTTCAGCTCGAAGGCCTCGGGAATCACGTTCCGCGCACGGCCGCCCTTGGCCAGCGTGGCGTTGATGACCTCGTAGAACGGGAAGCCCGAGACGTTGACCTCCACGCGCTGGCGCCCGAGCAGCTCCGTCAGGAACGGCCCCGCCTTGTGGATGGCGTTCTCCCCCTGCCACGGCCGCGCCGAGTGCGCGCTGCGCCCGGTGAACCGCACCGTCACCTGCATGGAACCGACGCAGCCCACCTGCACCACGCTGTCCGTGGGCTCCATGGCGATGCCGAACTTCACCCCCGCCAGGTCCGGCCGCTTGTCGAACAGGGGGATGAGGCCGCTCTCCGCGTACGCCCCCTCCTCCCGCTCGTAGAAGAGGAACGCCAGGTTGACGGGCAGCGTGTCGCGGCGCAGGTCCTCGGCCAGCGCCATCATCACCGCCAGCCCGCCCTTCATGTCGGACGCGCCGAGCCCGAAGACGCGCTCGCCCTCGAGGCGGGGCTCCCGGCCCTGGTCGCTCGGGTGCGCGGGCACGGTGTCCAGGTGGCCGATGAGCGCCACCGTGGGGCGTGGGTCCTTCAGGTTGCCGAGCAGCAGCGTGTGCCCGACGCGGAAGACCTCGTCGCGCTTGAAGTGCTGAAGGGCCCAGCGCTCGACATGGTCGGCGATGGGGCCTTCGTGGGTGATGGGGCTGGGGATGCGGCACAGCTCGAGCGTCGTACGGGCGAGCCGGGCTGCCAGGTCGGTGGAAGACATGCGCCGGGCACCATATCCCCGGGCCTCCCCCCATTGGAGCCGCCCCGGCCGGCGATTTTCCTGGGACGACAAACGAACCGGCCTGTCCTCACTTCGAAAGCAGCCAGGTCACCCCCACCGTCCACGTTTCCACACCCCCCAGAGGCCCCATGGGAGTTCCCCCTTCGAACCCCTCCGTCGGAAACAACACCCTCGCGGCCCAGGAGGCGGCGCGCCGTGCCGCCGAGGAGGCCGCCCGCCGCGCCGCCGAGGCCGCCGCCCGCCGTGCCGCCGAGGAGGCCGCGAAGAAGGCCGCGGCGGAGGCCGCCCAGCGCCAGGCCGTGGAGAACGCGCGCGGCAAGTCGACCTTCGAGCCCGCCCCCCAGCGCACCGGCCCCGCGCTGGACGGACAGGCCCCGCCCTCCTCCACCCTGCTGACGGAGGACACGCGCGACGGACAGGCCAACTGCCTGGACCTGGCCGCCGACTGGGTGGCCAACACGACGCCGGAGCTGCGCGGGCGCTCGGAGCTGGTCTTCCTGCAGGACACCCGCGCGGGCCAGGAGGGCCAGAGCGGCCACGTGGTGGTGCGCCAGGGTGACCGCGTCCTCGACCCCTCCACCCAGAAGAGCTACGCGAACACCGAGGAGTACCTGAAGGAGAACCCCCAGTATCAACAGGTGGGCACGCTCTCCGGCGCCAAGGCCGGGAAGATCTTCTCCACCGCGCCCGGCTCCCCGGAGCGCCAGAAGGCCCTGGAGGAGGCGAACATCTCCCCCGAGCTGCAGAAGATGATGGTGGCGGACCCCGGAGGCACGGCCGACACGAAGAAGAGCCTGAACCCCGAGTCCGTGGCCGCCGCGAACAAGGACTACGAGCACCTGAAGGACCGCCTCAATCCGCAAGCCTACGGCCTCGAGCTCACGAAGCTGCTCCGCGAGCATGCCGGGGACAAGGACTACCAGGCCCAGCTCATCGGCCGGATGAAGGAAGGGGACGCCGAGAGCGCCGCGCTCAACAAGGCCCTCAAGGGCCAGGGCGGCATCTTCCACAAGGACCCTGCCACCGGCGAGTCCAACCCCTACCTCGGCCGGCAGGAGGTGGTGGACGCGATGAAGGCGGCCATCGAGGCGGGCACCCTCACGGAGACGGACATCAACATCCTGTCACGCGGCGATGGCACCGGCGTCTGGGCGGAGCTCGCCCCCCAGTTGGACGCGACCCTCGTCAACGTGAACGGCACGCTCAACCCGGTGCAGCACCGGACGCGAGAGGCGAACGAGACGCTCAAGGAGGTGGAGGCGAAGGAGAAGGAGCTGCAGGACCAGCTCGCCTCCTTCGGCCCCGCGCTCACCGAGGACCAGCGCAAGGCGTACGTGAAGGCCTTCCAGAACGACGAGAAGAACAAGAAGGTCTACGAGAGTCACCGGAAGGCGCTGGACGAGCTGGCGAAGACGCTGGGCGGGGACGTCAAGGCGCTCCATGCCGCGGGCCAGGACCGGCCCGAGGACGCGAAGACCATCGCCAATGCGATGGCCCTCCTCGGCGCCTCTCCGGACCACGCGGAGTCCACGGTGAAGCTCGCCGGTGAGCTGGCGAAGCTGGACCCCAAGTCGAAGATCCTCTCCGAGAAGGACGCGAAGAAGGGCGTCGAGGACGCCATCAACCAGACGGGCACCCGGCTGATGATGGAGTCCGAGCCTCCCGAGGCGGGCCTCGAGAAGCTCGGGAGCCTGCTGGAGCCGCTGAAGATCCTCACCGAGGGCACCAAGGGCGGGTGGGACTTCGCGAACGGGAAGACGTTCGTCGAAGCCTACAAGCAGGCCAAGGAAGGCAAGTTCGACCTCATCAAGGAGCTCATCGAGGGCGCGAAGGACCCCGTCTCCCGGGGCCTGGCCCGGACGATGATTGGCTTCGGCGCGCTGGCTGCCTACAACGCGGGCAAGTCCGGCGAGTACGAGGCGATGCTGAAGGAGGCGGGCGGTGCCTCGAAGGAGGCGCTGGGGCTGATTGCCCAGTCCACGGCGACGGCATCCGAGACGGGCAAGTGGCTGAAGCTGAATGTCGACCCGGCCAAGGCCGAGAAGTTCGCGAACTTCGCGGGCAGGCTGGCCCCACTCCTGGGAGTCGGCGTCGCCGCGCTGTCCGGGCACATGCACCTCAAGAGCCTCA of the Pyxidicoccus xibeiensis genome contains:
- a CDS encoding tetratricopeptide repeat protein, which produces MSQGSSGGTASFAASTVVVMQAYDLESRFREAAELGRFALERARLLKDARGEARIHVELGRVLTRQLSRDTSLDAAEVLATHHRSRQLAEALGDPGVLAAALDAEGFHLYWDKLVKGTGEWEPIEARFVRARALAEEAKDSRGVSEALFHLGLTHQFRGNAPQAQEAYERSLAVARESADALMQSYSLRHLADLAEQRGDLDAALAGHRECLRLREQVGFRTGTVYALLALAHVLTLREPQSDEALAAIQRALRISEEQKDPTGLRESQAALGRIHAGRKDAGAALALFEKAMASAEHHQDWLTVVELLLDIARAHALQGDKARVESLVRRAHALTTERGLTAILAEVEQLGREHGIALR
- a CDS encoding sensor histidine kinase, which codes for MAAGSRDGASQRWLWPVLVLAGYTVLALVYGAQLSVYRASRGEPVSFGETLLVGGIEWYGWAVLTPFILAVARRVRATGRPWPIQLALHLPPSLFFAAAHMALHAIFRQLLMDPPGGWPGAWAYFTWMLSKTTDFDVLVYLSVVGLDAALRYSRQVREEALRSSQLEAQLAQAQLHLLRSQLRPHFLFNTLHAISALMHRDVNAADRMVGQLSELLRASLERDGRHEVPLSEELDLLAPYLDIERTRFSDRLQVELDVAADARDAMVPPLLLQPLVENAIRHGIAPRRGPGRVQVRATRAGERLSVEVRDDGIGPPSGGLDGLREGIGLGSTRARLERLYGPAHTLTLEANAPRGFVVCVSLPYRSVRA
- a CDS encoding DEAD/DEAH box helicase, with translation MPAELARPPSPPSQEAGGPPFDTDSALLTWLKAHGIEHVTRLSLVMLGPRIEAALVPQFRMAIAGRRLVELASAESLARWTSEAQPSPKMKDLLPRLACRFLEDERAAAEDARTAVPERLRPPEEPRTHPIHRLLMELRSRLPVGVAPRPQRWLSAEALQHDAQLPGFRLKEARCSELPVGAVAGFILPEARLTFSPSAVKAECTCGSQACVHVLAAIDTALLWLRQPWTDAFGETLEELVRPEWERTLRALERAVDEAPGGGPAGAEISWRLEVIDGYGVELAPYVHRRNKKGQLTTGARVTRRRLLQEFGSQLSPSDARLAALLPETAAPASRELLFELVNHPRIYMDDSPQLVSIERAQVGLVAEDQNGTVVIHAGVDGAALSKAMVDRIRRSKPEEGLYLWDAGARHLTVLDVGPEARALLAVLQRHGNAFPPESHGPLLEKLSKFSLRLPVAMPRGVMGEQLPPLNLPVLRLELQLDGQVRLDVRVRPLPDSRSFTPGEGPRDVLVRRGTAPLHAVRDFARERALAESVVSQLRLDTTAAPLESAFGFTLGNAQSALRLIKARDALEPRPELEWIGTSLRLLSARGPGDLRVTVGRKRHWFGVLGELAVQGERVELARLLDAARRKERFVQVEGQGHTYVEIEDALRQHLERLSDHAYLSRHGLEVGPSATEALSALGSAGAQVDADAAWRSLAERIFAAKELKPRVPATLKTELRDYQHEGFRWLTRLASWNAGGVLADDMGLGKTVQALAVLLERSKLGPALVLAPTSVAFNWMDEAKRFAPSLRMKLFADEEDRGGTLERLGPRDVLVLSYGLLTRDIERLSAIRFSTLVFDEAQTLKNAATHRVRAARALQGDFKFALSGTPLENHLGELWSLFAVVFPELLGSWEAFRERFAAPIEKGIDPTAAPALARVLQPFLLRRTKAQVEAQLPARTDVRVPVVLSAEEWQLYEDARLAALSDLETNKHVLREQERRVEVLAALTRLRLLASHPRLYDPESTVESSKLERLMELVQELRAEGHRALVFSQFTSHLALVREVLDARGIRYEYLDGQTPQGARGERVRAFQEGDAPLFLISLKAGGFGLNLTAATSVIHLDPWWNPAVEDQASDRAHRIGQDRPVTVYRLVARGTIEEQMLSLHEHKRALVAGVLEGKDQAGRLTSKELLALLSRKLAPPVDSGEPPPTRH
- a CDS encoding cell envelope biogenesis protein TolA produces the protein MAFPTAVNSQITDAVTSTATTPATKKPTRRRAGASRKTAKGAGTRRGATAKRTATRKTATRAKTATRAKTPARGKATSRAKKAVRAVGGARKATTRKTAAAGRTARKSPTARKGAGRTTARRGARKTSTRRTTR
- a CDS encoding LytR/AlgR family response regulator transcription factor; translation: MTVRTLIVDDEPLARERLRTLLAPEADLHPLAECGDGQEALALIARERPALVFLDVEMPELDGFGVLAEASAAAPPVVVFVTAWPQHAVRAFDASAVDYLLKPFTVERFQRTLARVRERLAAPPGDLRQQLQHLLQELRPAVPTAERLVVKSGTQTLLVPVDAIDWVESAGNYVTLHVGREQHLLRETMAELEARLASRRFARVHRSALVNVDRIHSLSPTLSGDHRLVLRDGQELTLSRTYRARLEEVLGHPL